In one window of Hyla sarda isolate aHylSar1 chromosome 1, aHylSar1.hap1, whole genome shotgun sequence DNA:
- the SGCB gene encoding beta-sarcoglycan isoform X2: MREKAVERRNVNKEHNSNFKAGYIPIDEDRLHKTGLRGRKGNLAICIIVLLFILAVINLIITLVIWVVIRIGPNGCESMEFHDSGLLRFKQVSDMGVIHPLYKSTVGGRRSEDLVITGNNQPVILQQGSTVLKVDKGKTSITSDIGMEFVDPRTQNTLFSTDYDKHEFHLPKGVKTLNVQRASTERITSSASSDLKINVDGKITVRGNEGVFIMGKTIDFRTGGNIVLKAENSIVLNGSVMVSPSRLPTSTGELLYDDGTERYKLCMCADGTLFRVLVESRNMGCQTSVNPCGATF, from the exons ATGCGGGAGAAGGCAGTAGAGCGCAGGAATGTGAATAAAGAGCACAACAGTAACTTTAAAGCTGGATACATTCCCATTGATGAAGATCGCCTACATAAAACAGGACTGAGAGGCAGGAAAGGCAACTTAGCCATCTGTATCATTGTCCTTCTGTTTATCTTGGCCGTCATCAACCTAATT aTCACATTGGTTATATGGGTTGTCATCCGTATTGGTCCTAATGGTTGTGAAAGCATGGAATTCCATGACAGTGGCTTACTCCGGTTCAAACAAGTTTCTGACATGGGagtaatacatccattatacaagaGCACCGTGGGAGGACGACGCAGTGAGGACCTAGTGATTACTGGAAACAACCAGCCT GTGATTCTTCAACAAGGCTCGACAGTACTAAAAGTGGACAAGGGCAAGACCTCCATTACCAGCGACATTGGCATGGAGTTTGTGGACCCCCGAACTCAGAACACCTTGTTCAGCACAGATTATGACAAACATGAATTCCATTTGCCTAAAGGAGTTAAAACGTTGAATGTGCAGAGAGCGTCTACAGAGAGG attACCAGTAGCGCAAGCAGCGACCTGAAAATAAATGTTGATGGAAAAATCACTGTACGGGGAAATGAAGGAGTCTTTATAATGGGAAAGACTATAGATTTCCGCACCGGAGGAAACATTGTACTGAAAGCA GAAAACAGCATAGTTCTGAATGGCAGTGTGATGGTGAGTCCTTCCCGGTTACCTACCTCCACGGGGGAGCTGTTGTACGATGATGGGACGGAGCGTTACAAGCTGTGCATGTGTGCAGATGGAACTTTATTCCGAGTATTGGTGGAAAGTCGCAACATGGGCTGCCAGACTTCAGTTAACCCTTGTGGAGCAACATTTTAA
- the SGCB gene encoding beta-sarcoglycan isoform X1 codes for MAAAEQSSNGPVKKSMREKAVERRNVNKEHNSNFKAGYIPIDEDRLHKTGLRGRKGNLAICIIVLLFILAVINLIITLVIWVVIRIGPNGCESMEFHDSGLLRFKQVSDMGVIHPLYKSTVGGRRSEDLVITGNNQPVILQQGSTVLKVDKGKTSITSDIGMEFVDPRTQNTLFSTDYDKHEFHLPKGVKTLNVQRASTERITSSASSDLKINVDGKITVRGNEGVFIMGKTIDFRTGGNIVLKAENSIVLNGSVMVSPSRLPTSTGELLYDDGTERYKLCMCADGTLFRVLVESRNMGCQTSVNPCGATF; via the exons ATGGCGGCGGCCGAGCAG AGCTCCAATGGGCCAGTCAAGAAATCAATGCGGGAGAAGGCAGTAGAGCGCAGGAATGTGAATAAAGAGCACAACAGTAACTTTAAAGCTGGATACATTCCCATTGATGAAGATCGCCTACATAAAACAGGACTGAGAGGCAGGAAAGGCAACTTAGCCATCTGTATCATTGTCCTTCTGTTTATCTTGGCCGTCATCAACCTAATT aTCACATTGGTTATATGGGTTGTCATCCGTATTGGTCCTAATGGTTGTGAAAGCATGGAATTCCATGACAGTGGCTTACTCCGGTTCAAACAAGTTTCTGACATGGGagtaatacatccattatacaagaGCACCGTGGGAGGACGACGCAGTGAGGACCTAGTGATTACTGGAAACAACCAGCCT GTGATTCTTCAACAAGGCTCGACAGTACTAAAAGTGGACAAGGGCAAGACCTCCATTACCAGCGACATTGGCATGGAGTTTGTGGACCCCCGAACTCAGAACACCTTGTTCAGCACAGATTATGACAAACATGAATTCCATTTGCCTAAAGGAGTTAAAACGTTGAATGTGCAGAGAGCGTCTACAGAGAGG attACCAGTAGCGCAAGCAGCGACCTGAAAATAAATGTTGATGGAAAAATCACTGTACGGGGAAATGAAGGAGTCTTTATAATGGGAAAGACTATAGATTTCCGCACCGGAGGAAACATTGTACTGAAAGCA GAAAACAGCATAGTTCTGAATGGCAGTGTGATGGTGAGTCCTTCCCGGTTACCTACCTCCACGGGGGAGCTGTTGTACGATGATGGGACGGAGCGTTACAAGCTGTGCATGTGTGCAGATGGAACTTTATTCCGAGTATTGGTGGAAAGTCGCAACATGGGCTGCCAGACTTCAGTTAACCCTTGTGGAGCAACATTTTAA